tatTACTCTCACGCAGTATTGGACAGATTTAAGCCGGTACTACCGGCTAATTTTTCAGTACACATTTTTACGTAATTATctgcagaaaattacattttccaactcagaaaaatctattgagtccaaatattatatttaaattttctaattaacattctaaatttttgaacctattctagacaattaaattattttaattaaacagTTAATTAATTGCGATTCTTACAATtggattaataataaaaaaacaaacaacaaTTAGTGAACAATAGTAAAATAATTCCTTCATAGTGATATTATTTATAGAGATGGaagaaaaaattcatattaatatAGTAAATCTTGCTTGGATTACTTTAATGGTTGTTttcacatttttcttttctcttagtATGGGGAGGAAGTGGACTTCAAAAGTACGACTAATTGGGGTAGGAGATCCAGCTATATCAATTGTTTTCTAACTGGGTTATTAAATTTTTCTATTGAATATTCTTTATTTCATTTCCTTTTAATTAATACCATACCAATTCTTTTAATTCAAATATATCCACATTTCGTAAGTCTATTTTATTTGAGTGGTGTAATGTAATCAATGCATAATACAAACAAAATAATCTATCAATTatccaatagtaaaatttattaaaatttctaTTTGGATAAATTGGCTCTTACCaaagttatatataaaaaatgagtaACTGTAAACTCCCCCCCCCTTAAcacctctttttccttttttccccttttttcaaACGAATTCATCTTTCGAACCATATCTCATCCCGTATGTGATGAAATAGGATGAATTGAGACAGTATTTTGTAAATACGTAATTATCTTGAATATATCAACCATTTATTTACTTTTCGATTATccgaaaagaacaaaaaaaacatCTTGTTCTTTTTCAACAATTTCTGATATCTAGTAGACTTCTCAGTAGGATTCGAACCCAGATGCagttttaagaaaaaaaagaacaataGGCTCTTATAGAATTGCCAAAAAATTCTTCGATTTCTTCTGAAAGCAGATGATTATTCATCTGCTTCTCACATTCTATGAATAGTCGACACATTGAAGAATATCCAAAGAGACATTTAGAGAATCGCTTTGATTCTATTTATGTTCGTTCCGTTTGAAGAAAGGAAGAATCCAAACAAAGAATCaatctttcttttagttgtatcTCTTTGATTGGTCAATGTATGATATTCCAAACCCTCGTTTCTAATGAAATTTCTGGATTGATCAAAAGATCCTTTTAATTGGCTAAAATCCGTTTGAATGAAACTAGATCTCGTGAAATCATATTGACTATTTGATGATACATTCCATACCTTGCTAAAATATCAATCTTTGTTTACCAACCACACATTATCTAATCAAATCCAATTTTCTCTCGATATGCTCCTCAAAATCCGATTCGCGCGAATTCTTCCCCCAACTAGCGAAGAGATCTTGGCAGAGTTGCCACGTGAAATTGAGCACCATTTTGCAAAAAAAATAGCCCGCTTATTTCTCAAAAAGAAATGGAAAACATGCTCAATATCATTTGATTGAGCACCCGTGTAACGTCGCCCTATATTCCAATTCCACGACAGACAATCGATGTGTATCAATGATGTCAAAAGGGCGGTAATAGTATTTGGGGGAGCACAGGAATTGCATAAATACTCCCGGTAGAGTAAATTTTATTTGTCTGTTCTCCAGAGGTTACTGTAGAATTTATAAATATAACAACAAATTGTAACAACAACAAAGGGGAGGGGGGAAAACGATCGGTGTACAAATCAACGAGGGAAAAAAAAACTGTTTTCTagaaggaaacaaaaaaaaaaggctatGCATTACCCAAGTTACCTCAGTTACAGATGCCTCGAGTCTTCTGCTGCCTAACTTTGCAGGACACTGGACCAAGAAGATCGCGGCGTGCCTTTTGTTTTCATTAAAAGAGTTGGTTTGATATTTACTTCATAATCTTCCAACTGCAAGCTCAAGGAATCGCTGTCGCACAATGTTAGCGCTAATGATTGACCAACAGTTTTTGTATAGTCATCCTGAAGGCTGATGTAGTCAGTAAGTTCTCCTTCAAGATCATCACTCAGATCACGTTGCCCTGGAATAACTACGATTCCAGCTTCAGAAACATTAATCGGAACAGAAGCAAAGTAACGCCCTCTGCTGTTACTATTACTCTGATCTCCAgatctcttccttttctttcccttttgtTTTTCGGGATGATGAAGCTTGCATCTGGTTCCTTTCGTACAGGTGCCCGTTGCTTGAAAAGTAGGACAGATACAACTGTGCTTCTTCCTACACTGATCATACATGAGCAAGCGAGTATTAGTCTCCGGTCATTTATGCACACAAATTTTTCGAAGAACAGTCAGCAGAGCCTAGAGTACAGAAaagattataattaaataaacaagaTTACACTTAGCAGTATTACTCCATTAGGATTAGCAATCCAACACAAACAGTGCAACAGGCTGCAACTGACTAGTCAATATGAAATTCTACTCAATGAACCCAAGTTGACATTAGAACCCTATGGCCTATACCCTACATAAATACAATGAACCACCGGATCATATCCATATTCTGCTAGTTGAAATGGAAATTCATACGCAAAGAAATGGATATTCTAGCAAAATGAGGAACAAATTAAATATTCAATATTatccagaaaacaaaattaattatgttGGTTAATACCTCATTCCCATCAGCACAATAACCCTTGAGAAATCCTTCACAAACAGAAGCCTTAGGGTTCACATTGACATGTCTATATGGGCAATTTCGGTTTGTGCATAAGCCTGCCATGAAAGTCGTCAGAATTATAACTTCCTTTGGAAGGAAAAAGACGAATTATATCAAAGATTACTTTCTAATAACCTTGCAGAAAATAAGAACAATCTGGCATTCTCTCTGGTATAACCTGCACAAGTGATTAACTTCAGTTTAGAGACAGGAGTAAATGCAGTAGATAACATTCAATGTCTTGGACTTGCTGCTATAACAAAACCTTATGAGTCAATTTGCAGCTGGGAGTAGAACATAAACCATTCAGGAACTTAGTACAGACAGCAATTTTTGAGGGATCATGAACATAAGGGCATTTCCCACCCTCCTTGTTACATTTCCCAAATCTTGTAAAAAACTGACAATACTTCTGCTTTCGAGCCAACCGTTGCCTGGCAGTATGCAAGCTCCATCTAACTTTTTCATTTGCCAATTTTCGAGTTCGTTTTTTTGGGTCTCTGATAAGCTGATTACCATTTCCAATTCGGACATATCTGTGAAAATTGATTCAGCATAGCAAGATCAATAACACTGCAGGACTTGGCATTATACAAATATTTTCCCTTTGGCTGCTTTTAAGCTAAGACAACCAACACTGACGAAATTCAAAATACTATAGGTATAAAAGCCAGTGCATAATAAGAGGGAACATACTCATCATTTCCAATCACCAATCTCCTAGGAATGTAAGCTCTTTTCACAACCAAGCCCGAATCAGCAGTGGCAGACGACAGGGATTCATCATCTACAAAAAGAATTGTAAGTGAAACATTGTAAGACCAAGTAATAGGATCTATTAACTGCTAGAGAAAAACAGCAGACTTATCCACAGAATATAATGACAAAAGAATGGGAAGCTGAACAGAAATGGAAGAACATTCATAATGGTCAATCCCATATTGGAAACAAAAGAAAGCTTAATGATTCCACACCTCACATTGCATAAACAAGAAATCAACTACAAACAAACTAAATGGTGTGGAGTATTTTACATAAGATAAgcaataaaaaaattgagaacaTTTCAAGAATATACAGGCAGGGCATATGTACACAGCCATGACAACATATGGGGTGAGTAATTCCAAattttgaacccatgaccaacaAGTCACAAGGCATCAAGGCTTATATGTTTGGATTTTTCTTTCTGCACCTTTACCATCATAtagacattaaaataaaaaaagggtaGCCCAGTGCACAAGCATTCCACATTAACGGAGGGTCCAGAAAAGGGTCATACCCAAAGGGTATAATGTACACAGCCTAACCTGTTAATTACATCAGTGGCTGTTTACACGGATTGAACCCGTGACCTTAAGGTCACACAGAGATAACACAACCATTGCTCCAAGGCTCCACTTCTATAGTATAGACATTAAGTTAATCAAAATGAGTCATAATGCTAACAGGTAATTCACTGCAAATGTTCAACTAGGGAACACATCTTTGGGAGAGGAAATAGGTCAGAGTCTTTTAGACATGCCTCGCCTATAATGCTATTTCAAAGGCTATTCATTATTGAAGTTGAAAAGAAACTAGCAAGCATTGCTTAGCTGAtgcaattaaattttttgttctaaGGAGCATCCATCATCCTTTCATTCAGTTCTTAATCTATCCCACAATGTTTTTTCATTGTGCTTAGAAGAATCTTGAAAACTGTCATACCACAATTTGTCCTTCAGCAGTCTGAGGCACCGTATTTCCAAATTACGGTTTTCATCATTCATGGCTTCAACAAAAGCCAGACAGCTTAAATATGATTCTTGGTCCCTATAAATATAGGTCATTTTGATTTTAATCTCTCTTTCcacttctctctttctttttttgtgcTTTTAGTCTTCATCATTAATAGCTTCGATCATTATATTTCATTAAAAAATGATTTTAGTTTGTACAAATATAATAAGTGACCTATAAATATCCCTGCAAATGCTTCATTGAGCCTAGGGGCGTATCATGTTTTTGGTGGACTGAAAAGTATGAAAGGACACACAAGGTTCAAGTAAAATGGTTCTCACAGAAATCCTGACCACCTGAAATCCTCTGAAGTGTGCGCCTGGAAGGATCCATTTTGTAGCGAACTGAACCAATACGGAATATACGTTCTACAAAATCAACCCATTACTTTCAGCCAGTaaggaaaaacaaagataaaTAGAACACAGAGCATAAATAAGCTTTAATAGCACGTTAAACAAATAGTCTGCAGCTTTATGATATGACAAACTCTCATGGAAAGAATGTTTCCTACTATTTGCATGGGAACCAACGCAAGCTGCACCTTTTTGCTCTCTCTTTTTCCTCTCTACTGCAGCAACAGCAAGTGTGGCCTCCTAAAATGATGATGAGAAACTGTTAAGTTCACTGACTAAGAAAGATCTATTTGCATAAAGTAAAATATACCAAAAGCCAAACTAACCTCATTAGCTTGCTTTGAGTTCTTCTCAATGGATTTGGACCATTTTAAACTAGACCCACCAACACTTAATACCTTGGATTTCCAAAGAGAAAACCCACGGGTTGACCTAGTGTAAACAGTATCCATCTTTCTGAAATGAAGCATTTTCTTactaaaataaaacagaaatcaAAAGTTTGCAATTTTGGGCTGCTGGTTGCACACAACCCAAAGCAGGAGAAACAAAGCAAACATAAATGAAGGAGTATCAAATGCTGAGTACCTAACTGCTGATAAGAAGGTACTATTGGAACATGAAGCAGAATTATGAATGACGCTTCTTAAATATGTTGGTCTTTTCCATGGAAATAACTGAGGCAAAACCCTTTGAGAATGCCATGAATTATGGCCATTTTTAGGTGACTTTTTGCCACATAATGTCCAGACTAATGAGGCTCTTAAAGATTTGAATGATCTCCCAGCAACTGAAAAGGATAAAGTTAAGTCTCAGCTCTAACCATGAATAAAGGGAAATAAAGCTATTATATGGAATAGCACCAACAGCTCAAAATTCCTCAGCCAACAGTGAGTCACAGCAAGGGCTGGGAATGGAGAAATCACTCCACCATAAGCTCAAACGAATAGACTCAAGACATGCAGAGATATAACATAAACACAAGCAAAcaacgaaataaaataaaaagctcTAAAAGTTAGGCTCAGGACATATAGAAAATTGTGAAGCTGATATTGGAAGAAAATGCCATTTATGCATTCATATATAAACATATAAAAGAAGAGATGAACACAAACAGAATTCTTGTAAAACAAGGGACACATTTCTAGCAGGTACAAACTAATGGATAGATGCATATAGCAAGCAGTTCAGTGtacttttaaattattatattttaaacagcAAACAGTATTCAACTGAATACATGATATGCATCTACTGCAGCCCCAATCCAAAAGTTATATATTTCCCAACGATGGTATGAGATTCAAAAGAGCAAAAATTATATGGATATGAATTAGGCAAAATAATAAGTTCTCCACCTATACCTTTATGTAACTGCCTCTTACTAAGCTTTCTGTTGCAAAGCACCTTACAAGACCCCTGACCATCAGAATCTAGAGTGGCTTTCGGCACTGCAACAGTCTGGTTCATATTCCTAACTAACTGATTTTTGCACCTCTTGTAGTAGCCTTCAGAGAAGGCTGTTTGGGACTTCTCATCACGAGAATTTGAAGTCGCTACCAACTGATTTGTTTTGGGCTTTGTATATACAATTCTCTTGGTGCTGAAAGAAGAAATGTGTCCATCATTTGCTTCAACTTGGTTCTCCAGCTTACTCAGTGGACTACTTTGATTATCAGGAGTTTCGTACTGATTTGAATCATCTTTGGAAGAGTTTGGTGTATCATTGATATCTATCAGTTTTCTAGGATCTGATGCATTTTCATAGCAACCACTGGAAGGAGGTTCTACCAATGGGGAAGATATATTTTCCTCTGATAATGTGCCAATGGATAGTGAAGGTTTTCTCTGACTCTGCTGAGGGACCTCTGCTACTCCTGTTTTCAAGGTCAGTTGATCTGACACATCAATCCTGCTCCCAGATCTGGTACTCTTTGATAATTCATCTAAGCTCAAAGGTGACTTATTTACAGAAGAGATCTGAGTAAAAGAAACTGTAGTAGGCTGTCTTACAAGACTGTTACCTTTACGAATGTAAGAGGTATTCTGAAAGTTTCCTTTCCTATCTAGAATTTGCCTTTTGGGAAGAAATTTTCCTGGCGAAAGCTTGTTTCCAGGTAAAGAACCTTGAGAATTATTACCAGAACGTCGCCAAGTTCGAGGATTTGAGAGATGGGTTGAAGAGGCAGATGTCTTTGAATTTGACTTTGAAATGATGAACGAACGACCCTTTTGAGTTTTTGGCATGGCACCTCCAAGGGTATTTTTGCTCCCATTTTCTGAAAAATAAGAAACTGGACCATTATTTGAAACCTTGGAGTTGACTTGGGATGATTGTCGCATTAGATTCCTCTCAACTGGGTTACTATGCCCAGTTGCATTAGCTGACTTCATAATCTTATTAGTATGCTGTATTGGTGAAGTACAAGTAGGCAAATCAGAACCATGTTCAACTGCAGATATATCCCCACAATTGTTTTCATCTTGGATTGATGTACAATTTAAATTCCCTCTCTCAGGTGCTTCCGATATCCCTTGAGAACACACATCTGATGGTGCTTCAGGTGCATCCTCCTCCAAATCACCATCGGAAGGATGGGACACAATGCTCTGTTGATGAATTAAACTGTCCTTCATATCTCCCTTATTATATCCAGACGCCAAAATGTCAGTTTGCATTTGAGTGCCATTTTCTTTGCATTCACCATCCAACAATGGGAACTGAATGTCCAAGTCCTCACGAAGTGAATAAGATGCAAAATCTGAGTTCTTTAATTCAAAATGGTCAGAACTCATGGTTTCATTATTTGCATATCTAGCGTCACAAGAACCTCCAACAAAATTGTCAGACAATTTCCTACTATCCTCTGAACATGACAATGATTGTGCACTAAACAGAACATCCATGCTTGACAATGCAACTTCTTTTTCGGGTGCTTGTTTATCACTGAAAGAAACAGGAAAATCCGCACAAGATTTGGATACCACAACTGCATCACTCAACTCAGAGGTAGTCGTGACTTTGATCCCTTTAGATAATAGTGAAAGATAATTTGCATCATCAATCTCATTATCTCTAACACAAAGCTCAGCCTCTGAAAGCTCCTTTTTCCCATGTAAAGTAATGATCCCATTCAAGCACGATTCCAGGTTAGAACCTAAGCTTTGAACAGATTGATCCAAAACTTCTGAACAACATGCATCCTTCACCTTCACACTTGAGGCAGTATCCCAATCATTTGCATGGCTAACTGAATTTACAGGTTTTGGAGAAATTCCCTCCATCTTTGAGTGCAAAAACTTTGAATGAGTCCTAgcttttctctttttcatattGTTTATATCCCCTTCACCAAATCCAACAGAAAGATTAGAACTTGAAAATGGCTCTTCCTTGCCACAATTCTCAGAAGATATGGCAGCGTAACTGGGGGAAACATCCTTCACAGCATCATTAGTGATGTCAGAACACTGACCAGCGGTACCATCTTCTAAATTGACCAGTCCACTATAAGAACCCTGTGTCACAGCAATAGCATTTTGTATGCAATCTGTACCAGAGTGAATCTTAATTTTTCCTGAATTTGAAGGGGCAGACATTGCGCTGCTTGATGCAGGGTTGATCACGTCTGGATTTTCTTCCAAAATAGCATACTTGGTGATAATAGTAGGGACCATAAGTCCAAAACCAGATTCACCAGTAAGACCACATTCAGTAACTGTAAGCTTCTCTTTAGATCCTTTAAGATCACCAGAAATTAGGCCATAAACGCTACTAGCAGAGTTATATGTATTAGTGTGATCTGACTTACCAATATTGTCAGCTGAACTAAGAACGCTGTCATCTACTACATCTATAACAAACCCATTCTGTGGACATCTTACATTTGAATAATTCTCACATGATTGAGACTCTTGATTCTGACATAGCTGTTTAATATCACAACCCACATCATTGATTTTGGAAGTACTTCCATTTAATAATTCAGGAACCATGTTAGTATCTGGCATTCTACGCAAGTCATGGACAGAATTATTTGCATCTAAACACTCAGAATCAATCTTTTTAGCTTCACCAGTAGAAGCACAAGATTGAGAATTTGGAATGTTAAGGCCACTTTCAAACCTGGCGGCTCCTTTCTGAGTATCTGAATCTTCATCAGTTTCACATTCTCGTGACCTGGAATGTGGCCCCAAACTCAGCAGGGTTAGATCTCCATTTCTATCTTCAAGCAATTGATTCCGATCCTTTGATAAATTGTATGAACTATGGCCAGGCATTGACATCTTGTCTACAGTGATGTTTTTCTGCTCCAGACAAGGTTCAACTTTGTTGGGAACAGAGACAGATGAAGAACTAGGTATGACTCGATCAGGTTGCACACATCCATGAACCTTATTCACTGATCGTGAATTTGACATTGTAGATTTTGGATTTCCAACAACTTTCTTCACTACTCTCTTGACAACTTTTTTCTTCTTGACAACCCTTGGGGAGGACTTACCAGAGTGAATTTTGGTACTTCCACCTGCAACCTCATTTTTCACACTATCAGTCTCACGGGTGCAAGGTTGAGAACAAGGATTAACAACATTATTCTGTAAGCTTAAATCATTCACAGATCCAGAGCAGTCATTCACTTTGCATGATGAGCTATTCAAAGTTACAACATCCCTAGATACTTTTGCAGCTTCCAAACCAGAACAATCACTATCGGATACTGAaaccttttttctcttttctgaGGGAGTTAAATCAGCATCAGAGACAGAATTCATATTTGTATCAGTAACAACAGTCGAAGTCGAAGCGGTCACAATAGCCTTCGCAACCAGGGAATTTGATTCAAAAGAGATATCAAGTTCCACAGGACTtccttccctttcttcttgtTTCATCCCATGACCTACATGCCCACACTGCTCCTTGCCCCTGAAATCATTAGTGTTAGACTCAGCAGAATAACCAGCATTCCGTAATTGTTCAATCTCACGATTCCTATAACTTGGTTTTGCATTCTGGATCCTAAGAAGAGCACTCTTCTTTTGAACCTGTTTCTTTAGAGAAGGTCGCCATAATTCATGACCAAACTCCCTGTTGTTCCCTCTGCCACTATATCTACCCGATTCCCATCCATATTCCTCACGCGTCCCAACGCgaaaatcatcatcaacattcTTAGCAAAACCAATCTCGCCGGTCCCCAATTCGAACCGTGAATCAGGCAACTCCTTAGGTCCCCTCCTCTCATTCAACCACCTCTTGCCTTCGCCATGCCCATCTCTTCTTCCAACCCTGGGAATCTTATCCTCGAATTCCACACTATACCCGCGAACATACCCCCCGGGTTTCAAATCAATATTAATCTCCCTTGACATCGCCGGTGGCGCCCTGCCGAAGCCTCCGTTGGGCAAGTCGTGTCTGGGTGGCAAATCCCCAACGCCGCGGCGGTGGTAATTGTGGTAATTAGCATCATTACCGCTGCCGCAACCAAACTCCTCATCCTTCCTAGGGTTACCCTCATACTCATACtcaagtctccacctggagcgATCGGGATCGTATCGAATCTTTTCGGCCGGATATGCCGAGGGCGGCAGCGAGACCCCTTCACGGTGTTGGCGCAATTCACTGTCAAGATCAACGGGGGTATAATTCCTCGGAAGGAGACAGTCGGGAGCGATCCTACGGCCAGGGTTAGGGTCCCAGCGTGTTTCAGTGTCGAAACGAGGAAAATTGCGGCGGGGGAAAGGATCGCCCGGGAGGATTCGGCTGGCAATCCTGGGGGATTGGGAAAATGGCTGATTGTGGTTGTTGGAGATTGGGTGTTCTTCTTGGAAGGGACGATTAGGGTAGTTAGGGGAATTGAATTGGGGGAATTGGTTTTGATGGGATGGCGGGTGGTTGTTATTGGGGGCATAAGGAGGCGGAGGAGGAGGTGTGCGGATGGTGCGATAGCGGAGGGGTTGTGCTTGGGGAGGAGGGGCTGGCGGAGTGGGGAGGGACGGGGGCGGAGGGGGCGGCGGAGGGAGGTGGCTGTGGTTGTGATGAGGAGGGGGAGGGGCGTACCTAGTGTGGTTGGTGTTGTTGTCGTCGTTGTTGTGATCATGGtggctgtggtggtggtggtggacgTAGTGGGAGTGGTGTTGGTCCATGACAGTTGATAAAGGATGGTAGTGGTACTCTGCGACCAAGTGGGGGATTGGTGGCGGCGGAGATTGGATCGATATCACCCTGCGTGTGTTAGTTAACTTGCAAGGCTCTCCTTTGCTGGATCCAACAACGGCGTTTCCGTGATTTTTGTTTGGAATTGTCGCTCCGGCTGCTTCGGCTGCTTCAGAGTGAATAATTATACAGTAGCCCCACACATCTAAATCTTTTGgcaattaaattcaatgaaattGACTCAAATCTAACAAAACTTGATGTGCGTTCAAAATCAAGCCGTGTTTTTTTATTTCGTATTTTTCCCGTATGCCTCCTTCTATTAATGttactatttctattttttttctcttctttttcatatattattatagttatttttttttaatttttataatttttttgttttattttttaaaaaagaataaaacaaaaaatataaaagaatgaaataaataagaataaataaaaaaataaaagatgagataaaaaatgaaaaagatttttaaatggtacataatttataaaaaaaaaatagtactaaaattctttaataatagcacataatttttttattttgacaaaatatagaaatatttttttaattttgtacttttttatcttattattcttcttcgtttctttcttcttttcttttctcttttgctcttattttttcttttaagaacaTTATTTCTTATATTAGCCTTGAATGAACATGTCTATATCATATTATAATCTTATTTAGTTGAATAAATATAAGTTTACATTTATTGGAttgaatttttgttaaaaatataaatagtaccaaaatttgtttaaaataaatTGCATACTAAAAGAGCACGTTAACTCTATAAAATGAAATAAGATAGtaccaaaattacttaaaattgacactaaaaatttaataacacgacataaaaaatattaaatctttCTAAACAAAATTACACATTCAGTGAATTGAATGCTTatcttatatataaaataatacaaaaatctaaaaaataacactGAAATGTCTTCACTCTTGAAATTTTCAACTAAatgatgtgataaaattaaactcatttcatGAATACTTGAGTTACAGAttcacaaattttaataaaaaaaataagtgaaaGAATTTGTATATAATATCGCAAAATTAAGCATAACACAATAATTCTTCTTTTAAGAAAAGGATGACGTAtctgaaatataaaataatacaataattttttaattttgacaataaaattttattacaaaacacaaaaatttcttctttaatattgtatttttttttctttttattattcttctttcttgcttttttgtTGCTCTTAATTCGTCTTTTAGGAGCATTACTTCTTATATTAGATTTGAATGAACATGTCTGTACTGTATTGCAATcttatttagttgaatgaatgtaggttcacaCTTATTTGAGTTGAATTCTTGTTAgaaacaaaaataacaccaaaatatgTTGACTCTAATACCGAAATGTCTTTACTCCAATACTAAAATTTTCAACTAAATAATGTGATAGAATTAAGAATTTATTTTATGAAAACTTGAGTTGCaaatttacaaattttaatagaaaagaaataaataaaaattttgtagaTAACACAGTGAAATTAAATATAACAAGTACGAAAATTTGA
This region of Arachis hypogaea cultivar Tifrunner chromosome 8, arahy.Tifrunner.gnm2.J5K5, whole genome shotgun sequence genomic DNA includes:
- the LOC112706494 gene encoding uncharacterized protein isoform X8; protein product: MDQHHSHYVHHHHHSHHDHNNDDNNTNHTRYAPPPPHHNHSHLPPPPPPPPSLPTPPAPPPQAQPLRYRTIRTPPPPPPYAPNNNHPPSHQNQFPQFNSPNYPNRPFQEEHPISNNHNQPFSQSPRIASRILPGDPFPRRNFPRFDTETRWDPNPGRRIAPDCLLPRNYTPVDLDSELRQHREGVSLPPSAYPAEKIRYDPDRSRWRLEYEYEGNPRKDEEFGCGSGNDANYHNYHRRGVGDLPPRHDLPNGGFGRAPPAMSREINIDLKPGGYVRGYSVEFEDKIPRVGRRDGHGEGKRWLNERRGPKELPDSRFELGTGEIGFAKNVDDDFRVGTREEYGWESGRYSGRGNNREFGHELWRPSLKKQVQKKSALLRIQNAKPSYRNREIEQLRNAGYSAESNTNDFRGKEQCGHVGHGMKQEEREGSPVELDISFESNSLVAKAIVTASTSTVVTDTNMNSVSDADLTPSEKRKKVSVSDSDCSGLEAAKVSRDVVTLNSSSCKVNDCSGSVNDLSLQNNVVNPCSQPCTRETDSVKNEVAGGSTKIHSGKSSPRVVKKKKVVKRVVKKVVGNPKSTMSNSRSVNKVHGCVQPDRVIPSSSSVSVPNKVEPCLEQKNITVDKMSMPGHSSYNLSKDRNQLLEDRNGDLTLLSLGPHSRSRECETDEDSDTQKGAARFESGLNIPNSQSCASTGEAKKIDSECLDANNSVHDLRRMPDTNMVPELLNGSTSKINDVGCDIKQLCQNQESQSCENYSNVRCPQNGFVIDVVDDSVLSSADNIGKSDHTNTYNSASSVYGLISGDLKGSKEKLTVTECGLTGESGFGLMVPTIITKYAILEENPDVINPASSSAMSAPSNSGKIKIHSGTDCIQNAIAVTQGSYSGLVNLEDGTAGQCSDITNDAVKDVSPSYAAISSENCGKEEPFSSSNLSVGFGEGDINNMKKRKARTHSKFLHSKMEGISPKPVNSVSHANDWDTASSVKVKDACCSEVLDQSVQSLGSNLESCLNGIITLHGKKELSEAELCVRDNEIDDANYLSLLSKGIKVTTTSELSDAVVVSKSCADFPVSFSDKQAPEKEVALSSMDVLFSAQSLSCSEDSRKLSDNFVGGSCDARYANNETMSSDHFELKNSDFASYSLREDLDIQFPLLDGECKENGTQMQTDILASGYNKGDMKDSLIHQQSIVSHPSDGDLEEDAPEAPSDVCSQGISEAPERGNLNCTSIQDENNCGDISAVEHGSDLPTCTSPIQHTNKIMKSANATGHSNPVERNLMRQSSQVNSKVSNNGPVSYFSENGSKNTLGGAMPKTQKGRSFIISKSNSKTSASSTHLSNPRTWRRSGNNSQGSLPGNKLSPGKFLPKRQILDRKGNFQNTSYIRKGNSLVRQPTTVSFTQISSVNKSPLSLDELSKSTRSGSRIDVSDQLTLKTGVAEVPQQSQRKPSLSIGTLSEENISSPLVEPPSSGCYENASDPRKLIDINDTPNSSKDDSNQYETPDNQSSPLSKLENQVEANDGHISSFSTKRIVYTKPKTNQLVATSNSRDEKSQTAFSEGYYKRCKNQLVRNMNQTVAVPKATLDSDGQGSCKVLCNRKLSKRQLHKVAGRSFKSLRASLVWTLCGKKSPKNGHNSWHSQRVLPQLFPWKRPTYLRSVIHNSASCSNSTFLSAVRKMDTVYTRSTRGFSLWKSKVLSVGGSSLKWSKSIEKNSKQANEEATLAVAAVERKKREQKERIFRIGSVRYKMDPSRRTLQRISGGQDFYDESLSSATADSGLVVKRAYIPRRLVIGNDEYVRIGNGNQLIRDPKKRTRKLANEKVRWSLHTARQRLARKQKYCQFFTRFGKCNKEGGKCPYVHDPSKIAVCTKFLNGLCSTPSCKLTHKVIPERMPDCSYFLQGLCTNRNCPYRHVNVNPKASVCEGFLKGYCADGNECRKKHSCICPTFQATGTCTKGTRCKLHHPEKQKGKKRKRSGDQSNSNSRGRYFASVPINVSEAGIVVIPGQRDLSDDLEGELTDYISLQDDYTKTVGQSLALTLCDSDSLSLQLEDYEVNIKPTLLMKTKGTPRSSWSSVLQS